In Kocuria turfanensis, a single genomic region encodes these proteins:
- a CDS encoding PucR family transcriptional regulator, protein MEHSEAQDAAQPGGQDRLRRAWTGMLADADRIADGITAVLLAKDPAGGGWSTPELRALLRRSTREHVGRGLRILAGRADDDGGAARAVDVWRDTGIERARQGVPLEAVLSAYTTGNLLLWEAMTERVRDGRAEITAEELVTAGRRLWHDLGVQSEVMSEAYRRETARQELRDLRRQENYLAGLLEGRAADPEFAAQAEQILGIRADAPVACVVAVVEDPHSEPLHHPEDRVERMGGTSRWGVRDGALYGVVAMQGADEAWLSDLLRPAVEGRVGVALARQGMADTAAAFRLAARAAATLPVGARRLVWASARLPELLLETSPEVGSMIVEQVLAPVLALPAHQRTTLLDTLRALLRHSGSPTSAAEELFCHRNTVIYRSRRLVELTGCSPQEPRGRLLLELAVLAHDLAVSGGRSTPAG, encoded by the coding sequence ATGGAGCACAGCGAGGCACAGGACGCGGCGCAGCCCGGCGGGCAGGACCGGCTCCGCCGCGCCTGGACCGGGATGCTGGCGGACGCGGACCGGATCGCCGACGGGATCACCGCGGTGCTGCTCGCGAAGGACCCGGCCGGCGGCGGCTGGTCCACCCCGGAGCTGCGGGCGCTGCTGCGCCGGAGCACCCGCGAGCACGTCGGCCGGGGCCTGCGCATCCTCGCCGGGCGCGCGGACGACGACGGCGGCGCGGCCCGCGCGGTCGACGTGTGGCGGGACACGGGCATCGAGCGGGCCCGCCAGGGCGTCCCGCTGGAGGCGGTGCTGTCCGCCTACACCACCGGGAACCTGCTGCTCTGGGAGGCGATGACCGAGCGGGTGCGGGACGGCCGGGCCGAGATCACCGCCGAGGAGCTCGTCACCGCCGGCCGCCGGCTGTGGCACGACCTGGGGGTGCAGAGCGAGGTCATGAGCGAGGCCTACCGGCGGGAGACCGCCCGGCAGGAGCTGCGGGACCTGCGCCGGCAGGAGAACTACCTGGCGGGCCTGCTCGAGGGCCGGGCCGCCGACCCCGAGTTCGCCGCCCAGGCCGAGCAGATCCTCGGGATCCGCGCCGACGCCCCGGTGGCCTGCGTCGTCGCCGTCGTGGAGGACCCGCACAGCGAGCCCCTGCACCACCCCGAGGACCGGGTGGAACGGATGGGCGGGACCTCCCGCTGGGGCGTGCGCGACGGCGCCCTCTACGGGGTGGTCGCCATGCAGGGCGCCGACGAGGCGTGGCTGAGCGACCTGCTGCGCCCGGCCGTCGAGGGCCGGGTGGGGGTGGCCCTGGCCCGGCAGGGCATGGCGGACACCGCGGCCGCCTTCCGGCTGGCCGCCCGGGCCGCCGCGACCCTGCCGGTGGGGGCGCGGCGGCTCGTGTGGGCCTCGGCCCGCCTGCCGGAGCTGCTGCTCGAGACGAGCCCGGAGGTGGGCTCGATGATCGTCGAGCAGGTCCTGGCCCCGGTGCTCGCCCTGCCGGCCCACCAGCGCACCACGCTGCTGGACACGCTGCGGGCGCTCCTGCGGCACAGCGGCTCGCCGACGTCCGCGGCGGAGGAGCTGTTCTGCCACCGCAACACCGTGATCTACCGCAGCCGCCGGCTCGTGGAGCTGACCGGGTGCAGCCCGCAGGAACCGCGGGGCCGGCTGCTGCTCGAGCTCGCCGTCCTCGCCCACGACCTGGCCGTGTCCGGGGGCCGGAGCACCCCGGCTGGTTGA
- a CDS encoding acyl-CoA dehydrogenase family protein, whose product MTQTVTAPRTSVLEDHDIYRLDARLTDAERAVRDKVRAFVDAEVRPVINDYWERAEFPFELVPKLAELGVAGTAIEGHGCPGMSRMAGAQVSLELARGDGSINTFFGVHSGLAMGSINALGSEEQKQRWLPAMARLERIGAFALTEPEHGSDSVALETSARREGDTWVLDGAKRWIGNASYAHVVIIYARDVADGQVKAFVLEREPDAEFPAGFRPTVITGKIGKRAILQPDIVIEDLRIPEANRLQRCDSFKDVNKVLNATRGGVAWEALGHAIAAYEIAVRYAGERKQFGRSIGSYQLVQNNLANMLAETTAIKLICFRLVELQDEGALTGPMASLAKLTAAKKARWVVSTARDVLGGNGLLLEHDVARHLTDMEVVYTYEGTDSMQSLIVGRAITGVSAFA is encoded by the coding sequence ATGACCCAGACCGTGACCGCGCCCCGGACCTCCGTGCTGGAGGACCACGACATCTACCGGCTCGACGCCCGCCTCACCGACGCGGAGCGCGCGGTCCGCGACAAGGTGCGCGCCTTCGTCGACGCGGAGGTCCGCCCCGTCATCAACGACTACTGGGAGCGCGCCGAGTTCCCCTTCGAGCTGGTCCCGAAGCTCGCCGAGCTCGGCGTGGCCGGCACGGCCATCGAGGGCCACGGCTGCCCGGGGATGAGCCGGATGGCCGGGGCCCAGGTGTCCCTGGAGCTGGCCCGCGGGGACGGCTCGATCAACACGTTCTTCGGGGTGCACTCCGGCCTGGCCATGGGCTCGATCAACGCTCTCGGCTCGGAGGAGCAGAAGCAGCGGTGGCTGCCGGCCATGGCCCGCCTCGAGCGGATCGGCGCGTTCGCGCTCACCGAGCCCGAGCACGGCTCGGACTCCGTGGCCCTGGAGACCAGCGCCCGGCGCGAGGGCGACACCTGGGTGCTCGACGGCGCGAAGCGCTGGATCGGCAACGCCTCCTACGCCCACGTCGTGATCATCTACGCCCGGGACGTCGCGGACGGCCAGGTCAAGGCCTTCGTGCTCGAGCGCGAACCGGACGCGGAGTTCCCCGCCGGGTTCCGGCCCACCGTGATCACCGGCAAGATCGGCAAGCGCGCGATCCTGCAGCCGGACATCGTCATCGAGGACCTGCGCATCCCCGAGGCGAACCGCCTGCAGCGCTGCGACTCCTTCAAGGACGTCAACAAGGTCCTCAACGCCACCCGCGGCGGGGTGGCGTGGGAGGCCCTCGGCCACGCGATCGCCGCCTACGAGATCGCCGTCCGCTACGCCGGCGAGCGCAAGCAGTTCGGCCGGTCGATCGGCAGCTACCAGCTCGTGCAGAACAACCTGGCCAACATGCTCGCCGAGACCACGGCGATCAAGCTGATCTGCTTCCGGCTCGTCGAGCTCCAGGACGAGGGCGCCCTCACCGGCCCCATGGCCTCCCTGGCCAAGCTCACGGCGGCCAAGAAGGCCCGCTGGGTCGTCTCCACCGCCCGCGACGTCCTGGGCGGCAACGGGCTCCTGCTCGAGCACGACGTCGCCCGCCACCTCACCGACATGGAGGTGGTCTACACCTACGAGGGCACCGACTCCATGCAGTCCCTCATCGTCGGCCGCGCGATCACCGGCGTCTCGGCCTTCGCCTGA
- a CDS encoding acetyl-CoA C-acetyltransferase: MPEAVIVSAVRSPIGRARKGSLREMRADDMAAQMVRAALAEVPELDPSEIDDLILGCGVPEAESGQNLGRLVAVRAGLDDVPGTTITRFCSSSLQTTRMAMHAIRAGEGSVFLSAGVEATSRLGRGRSDEDTRNPYFRQAWERSDRRAAGGAGTWQDPRDDGGVPDIYIAMGQTAENVAQLRGVSREAQDAYAVRSQNRAEQAQASGFWDREIAPLTLPDGTLVTRDDSPRAGTTLEAVAQLNPVFRPDGTVTAGNACPMNDGAAALVIMSDTRAKELGLTPLARIVSTGLSALSPEIMGLGPVEASRQALARAGMSIDDVDLVELNEAFAAQVLPSAEDLGVPEDKLNVNGGAIALGHPWGMTGARITTTLLNGLRQHDRQIGLETMCVGGGQGMAMIVERLS; encoded by the coding sequence GTGCCCGAAGCAGTCATCGTCTCCGCCGTCCGCTCCCCCATCGGCCGCGCCCGCAAGGGCTCCCTGCGCGAGATGCGCGCCGACGACATGGCGGCCCAGATGGTCCGCGCCGCCCTCGCCGAGGTCCCCGAGCTCGACCCCTCGGAGATCGACGACCTGATCCTGGGCTGCGGCGTCCCCGAGGCGGAGTCCGGACAGAACCTCGGCCGTCTCGTGGCCGTCCGCGCCGGCCTCGACGACGTCCCGGGGACCACGATCACCCGGTTCTGCTCGTCCAGCCTGCAGACCACCCGCATGGCCATGCACGCGATCCGGGCCGGTGAGGGCAGCGTGTTCCTCTCGGCCGGGGTGGAGGCCACGAGCCGCCTCGGCCGGGGCCGCTCGGACGAGGACACCCGCAACCCGTACTTCCGGCAGGCGTGGGAGCGCTCGGACCGGCGTGCCGCGGGCGGCGCCGGGACGTGGCAGGACCCCCGGGACGACGGCGGGGTCCCGGACATCTACATCGCCATGGGCCAGACCGCGGAGAACGTCGCCCAGCTGCGCGGCGTGTCCCGGGAGGCGCAGGACGCCTACGCGGTGCGCTCGCAGAACCGCGCGGAGCAGGCCCAGGCCAGCGGCTTCTGGGACCGGGAGATCGCCCCGCTCACCCTGCCGGACGGCACGCTCGTGACGCGCGACGACAGCCCCCGCGCCGGCACCACGCTCGAGGCGGTCGCCCAGCTGAACCCGGTGTTCCGGCCCGACGGGACGGTCACCGCCGGCAACGCGTGCCCCATGAACGACGGCGCCGCCGCGCTGGTGATCATGAGTGACACCCGGGCCAAGGAGCTGGGGCTCACTCCGCTCGCCCGCATCGTCTCGACGGGGCTGTCCGCCCTCTCGCCCGAGATCATGGGCCTGGGCCCGGTCGAGGCGTCCCGGCAGGCGCTGGCCCGGGCGGGGATGAGCATCGACGACGTGGACCTCGTGGAGCTCAACGAGGCCTTCGCGGCCCAGGTGCTGCCCTCCGCCGAGGACCTGGGCGTCCCCGAGGACAAGCTCAACGTCAACGGCGGGGCCATCGCGCTGGGCCACCCGTGGGGCATGACCGGCGCCCGGATCACCACCACCCTGCTGAACGGGCTGCGCCAGCACGACCGGCAGATCGGCCTGGAGACGATGTGCGTGGGCGGTGGCCAGGGCATGGCGATGATCGTGGAGCGTCTCTCGTGA
- a CDS encoding SDR family oxidoreductase: protein MSGATGSRCRRFEDRVAVVTGASRGIGLGIAERLVAEGAQVCLTARKPEALEAAVESLGGPGRAIAVPGQGSDPDHHAEVVERTLEAFGRLDHLVNNTGINPVYGTLDELDHAAARKILEVNVLGTLSMTRTAVRAGLGAHGSVVNVASVAGTRPAPGIAFYGATKAAVLHLTEELALELAPQVRVNAVAPAIVRTRFAAALLAEGEEQVAAGYPLGRIGTPADVAAATAFLLSEDASWITGRTLVLDGGSGLNGPL from the coding sequence GTGAGCGGGGCCACCGGCTCCCGCTGCCGGCGCTTCGAGGACCGGGTCGCCGTGGTCACCGGCGCGAGCCGGGGCATCGGCCTCGGCATCGCCGAGCGGCTCGTGGCCGAGGGGGCCCAGGTCTGCCTGACGGCCCGGAAGCCCGAGGCGCTGGAGGCCGCCGTGGAGTCCCTCGGCGGGCCCGGGCGGGCGATCGCGGTGCCCGGCCAGGGCAGCGACCCCGACCACCACGCGGAGGTCGTCGAGCGCACCCTGGAGGCCTTCGGCCGGCTCGACCATCTCGTGAACAACACGGGGATCAACCCCGTGTACGGCACCCTCGACGAGCTCGACCACGCGGCGGCGCGCAAGATCCTCGAGGTCAACGTGCTCGGCACGCTCTCGATGACCCGCACCGCTGTGCGCGCGGGACTCGGCGCCCACGGCTCGGTGGTCAACGTCGCCTCCGTGGCGGGCACGCGCCCGGCCCCGGGCATCGCGTTCTACGGGGCCACCAAGGCCGCCGTGCTGCACCTCACCGAGGAGCTGGCCCTCGAGCTGGCCCCGCAGGTGCGGGTCAACGCGGTGGCCCCGGCGATCGTGCGCACCCGGTTCGCGGCGGCGCTGCTGGCCGAGGGCGAGGAGCAGGTCGCCGCGGGCTATCCGCTCGGCCGGATCGGCACCCCCGCCGACGTCGCCGCCGCCACCGCCTTCCTGCTCTCCGAGGACGCGTCCTGGATCACCGGGCGCACCCTCGTGCTCGACGGCGGATCGGGCCTCAACGGTCCGCTCTGA
- the fabG gene encoding 3-oxoacyl-ACP reductase FabG → MTTHQRTAVVTGAARGIGAALAQRLAADGMAVAAVDLSADACSDVVEAITAAGGTARAYAADVADEASVAGLVEAVAAELGPPTVLVNNAGVLRDNLLFRMSADDWDTVMNVHLRGHFLMSRAVQAHMTEQGWGRIVNISSTSALGNRGQANYAAAKAGIQGFTKTLAIELGKFGVTVNAIAPGLIETAMTRATAERMGVPYEQFVEKAAQQIPVARTGTPEDIAAAASFFAREDASFVSGQVLYVAGGPRA, encoded by the coding sequence ATGACCACGCACCAGCGCACCGCCGTCGTCACCGGCGCGGCCCGCGGCATCGGCGCCGCGCTCGCGCAGCGGCTCGCCGCCGACGGGATGGCCGTCGCCGCCGTCGACCTCTCCGCCGACGCGTGCTCCGACGTCGTCGAGGCCATCACCGCGGCCGGGGGCACGGCCCGGGCCTACGCCGCGGACGTCGCCGACGAGGCGTCCGTCGCCGGGCTCGTCGAGGCCGTGGCCGCCGAGCTCGGCCCGCCCACCGTGCTCGTCAACAACGCCGGCGTGCTGCGGGACAACCTGCTGTTCCGGATGAGCGCCGACGACTGGGACACGGTGATGAACGTCCACCTGCGCGGGCACTTCCTCATGTCCCGCGCCGTGCAGGCGCACATGACGGAGCAGGGCTGGGGGCGGATCGTCAACATCTCCTCGACCTCGGCCCTGGGCAACCGCGGGCAGGCCAACTACGCGGCCGCCAAGGCCGGCATCCAGGGCTTCACGAAGACCCTCGCGATCGAGCTCGGGAAGTTCGGCGTCACCGTCAACGCGATCGCCCCGGGGCTGATCGAGACCGCGATGACGCGGGCGACCGCGGAGCGGATGGGCGTGCCCTACGAGCAGTTCGTCGAGAAGGCCGCCCAGCAGATCCCGGTGGCCCGGACCGGCACCCCCGAGGACATCGCCGCGGCGGCGTCCTTCTTCGCCCGCGAGGACGCGTCCTTCGTCTCCGGGCAGGTGCTCTACGTCGCCGGCGGACCCCGCGCCTGA
- a CDS encoding MaoC family dehydratase, translating to MQTYTGIDEYAAALGTHLGHSAWRTVTQEQVDLFADATDDHQWIHTDPERARSGPFGGPIAHGFLTLSLVPAFLREIYRVEGLSMVVNYGSDKVRFPRPVPVGCRVRAGAELLGLERGPQGARATVRVTVEVEDSDRPACVAEIVSLLRP from the coding sequence ATGCAGACCTACACCGGGATCGACGAGTACGCCGCGGCGCTCGGCACACACCTGGGCCACAGCGCGTGGCGGACCGTCACGCAGGAGCAGGTGGACCTCTTCGCCGACGCCACCGACGACCACCAGTGGATCCACACCGACCCGGAGCGGGCCCGGTCCGGGCCCTTCGGCGGGCCGATCGCGCACGGCTTCCTCACCCTCTCGCTGGTGCCCGCGTTCCTGCGTGAGATCTACCGGGTGGAGGGCCTGTCCATGGTGGTCAACTACGGCTCCGACAAGGTCCGCTTCCCCCGCCCGGTGCCCGTGGGCTGCCGGGTCCGCGCGGGCGCCGAGCTGCTCGGCCTCGAGCGCGGCCCGCAGGGCGCCCGGGCCACCGTACGGGTCACGGTGGAGGTCGAGGACTCCGACCGGCCCGCCTGCGTGGCCGAGATCGTCTCGCTGCTGCGCCCGTGA
- a CDS encoding AMP-binding protein, translating into MSFNVSVMLRETAMATPEKACVVLGRRSWSFSEVDAAADLVAANLRALGLAPGTAVGVQLPNVPQFLFAYFGITRAGCVMVPMNPLLTAREVAHQLRTADCELLVTTNAVAAEALAGARGAGDVAVYVVDTGTGSRPEGTRDFAELLDRRPSVDAAATAADDTAVIIFTSGTTGAPKGAELTHFGIYMNSTASAERVPVDPDGTVLAVLPFFHVYGLTSVLNIGVRFGVTLVLLPRFDPVAAMDLIERHRVVRFSAVPTMLIAMLEAGTAGRDLSSVERVTSGGAALPGEVLRRFETEFPNATVLEGYGLSESTSSVSVNVSREERKVLSIGRPLWGTQCRVVDDEGTVLPPGPEHVGELLFRGPTIMKGYHGDPEATAAALRDGWLHTGDLGWMDEDGFVFVVDRKKELIIRGGYNVYPREVEEVIATHPAVSEVAVVGRPHPRHGQEIVAVVSPRPGTAVSAEEIVAHARRSLAAYKYPREVVVLAELPKTATGKIRKRDLAADVAAEG; encoded by the coding sequence ATGAGCTTCAACGTGTCCGTGATGCTGCGCGAGACCGCGATGGCCACCCCCGAGAAGGCGTGCGTGGTGCTCGGGCGGCGCAGCTGGAGCTTCAGTGAGGTGGACGCGGCCGCCGACCTCGTGGCCGCGAACCTGCGCGCCCTCGGGCTCGCGCCGGGCACGGCGGTCGGGGTCCAGCTGCCCAACGTCCCGCAGTTCCTCTTCGCGTACTTCGGGATCACCCGGGCGGGGTGCGTCATGGTCCCCATGAACCCGCTGCTCACGGCCCGCGAGGTCGCCCACCAGCTGCGCACCGCGGACTGCGAGCTGCTGGTGACCACGAACGCGGTGGCCGCCGAGGCCCTCGCCGGTGCCCGCGGGGCCGGGGACGTCGCCGTGTACGTCGTGGACACCGGTACGGGCTCCCGCCCGGAGGGCACCCGCGACTTCGCCGAGCTGCTCGACCGCCGCCCGTCCGTGGACGCCGCGGCGACCGCGGCCGACGACACGGCGGTGATCATCTTCACGAGCGGGACGACCGGCGCCCCCAAGGGCGCGGAGCTGACCCACTTCGGGATCTACATGAACTCGACGGCCTCGGCGGAGCGCGTGCCGGTGGACCCGGACGGCACGGTGCTGGCGGTCCTGCCGTTCTTCCACGTGTACGGGCTCACCAGCGTGCTCAACATCGGGGTGCGCTTCGGGGTGACGCTGGTCCTGCTGCCGCGGTTCGACCCCGTGGCGGCGATGGACCTGATCGAGCGGCACCGGGTGGTGCGGTTCTCCGCCGTCCCCACCATGCTGATCGCGATGCTGGAGGCGGGCACCGCGGGCCGGGACCTCTCCAGCGTGGAACGGGTGACCTCCGGGGGCGCCGCCCTGCCGGGCGAGGTCCTGCGCCGCTTCGAGACCGAGTTCCCGAACGCCACGGTCCTGGAGGGCTACGGGCTGTCCGAGTCCACGAGCTCCGTCTCGGTCAACGTCTCGCGGGAGGAGCGCAAGGTGCTCTCCATCGGCAGGCCCCTGTGGGGCACGCAGTGCCGCGTGGTCGACGACGAGGGCACCGTCCTGCCGCCCGGCCCCGAGCACGTCGGCGAGCTGCTCTTCAGAGGACCCACGATCATGAAGGGCTACCACGGGGACCCCGAGGCCACGGCGGCGGCCCTGCGGGACGGGTGGCTGCACACCGGGGACCTGGGCTGGATGGACGAGGACGGCTTCGTCTTCGTGGTGGACCGCAAGAAGGAGCTCATCATCCGCGGCGGGTACAACGTCTACCCCCGAGAGGTCGAGGAGGTGATCGCCACGCATCCCGCGGTGTCCGAGGTGGCCGTGGTCGGCCGGCCCCATCCCCGGCACGGGCAGGAGATCGTCGCGGTCGTCAGCCCCCGCCCCGGCACGGCGGTCAGCGCGGAGGAGATCGTGGCGCACGCCCGGCGCTCGCTGGCCGCCTACAAGTATCCCCGGGAGGTCGTCGTCCTCGCCGAGCTGCCGAAGACGGCCACGGGCAAGATCCGCAAGCGGGACCTGGCCGCGGACGTGGCCGCGGAGGGGTGA
- a CDS encoding glucose-6-phosphate dehydrogenase: MTPIRTLIILGATGDLTSRLLLPGLGTLLSSQPELRIDVVGSSREPADGWERVVAEAFDAVGASGPAAAHTRETALYVAGDVTDAGDLAGLLDDAEGPVCLYFALPPAVTARACEVMAGMDLPDDLVLALEKPIGSDTETARELNRLVGRLVPEERTFRVDHFLGMPAVLNFVGLRFANRLLEPLMSREHVESVEIVFDETLGLEGRAGFYDSTGALRDMVQSHLLQVMALVMMEPPSSFDQVEIPTLTSHVLRAAKPWRGDPARAAVRGRYTAGTVDGRELPDYTAEEGVDPSRGTETFAQVVLEVDTWRWNGVPVTLRSGKAVGNPRQEIAITFRRPPHDYEQLPRSGDVAPNVLRMGLEEEQLSLELNVGGPFDSRGMTRVTLSSGMARPGLTAYGSVLRGILEGDHTFSVRGDAAEQGWRIVDEVLAAFEDGRVPLLDYPAGSSGPV, encoded by the coding sequence ATGACGCCCATCAGGACCCTGATCATTCTCGGCGCGACCGGCGACCTCACCTCCCGTCTGCTCCTGCCGGGGCTGGGCACGCTGCTCAGCTCGCAGCCGGAGCTGCGGATCGACGTCGTCGGCTCCTCGCGCGAACCCGCGGACGGGTGGGAGCGGGTGGTGGCGGAGGCCTTCGACGCCGTCGGCGCCTCCGGGCCCGCCGCCGCGCACACCCGGGAGACGGCCCTCTACGTGGCGGGTGACGTCACCGACGCCGGGGACCTCGCCGGCCTGCTCGACGACGCGGAGGGCCCGGTCTGCCTGTACTTCGCCCTGCCGCCGGCCGTCACCGCACGGGCCTGCGAGGTGATGGCCGGGATGGATCTGCCGGACGACCTGGTGCTCGCCCTGGAGAAGCCGATCGGCTCCGACACGGAGACCGCTCGGGAGCTGAACCGTCTCGTGGGCCGGCTCGTGCCCGAGGAGCGCACCTTCCGGGTGGACCACTTCCTGGGCATGCCGGCGGTGCTCAACTTCGTGGGGCTGCGCTTCGCCAACCGGCTGCTGGAGCCGCTGATGAGCAGGGAGCACGTGGAGTCCGTCGAGATCGTGTTCGACGAGACCCTGGGCCTGGAGGGACGCGCGGGGTTCTACGACTCCACGGGGGCGCTGCGGGACATGGTCCAGTCCCACCTGCTGCAGGTGATGGCCCTGGTCATGATGGAGCCGCCGTCCTCCTTCGACCAGGTGGAGATCCCCACGCTGACCAGCCACGTGCTGCGGGCCGCGAAGCCCTGGCGGGGCGACCCCGCCCGGGCCGCGGTCCGCGGCCGATACACGGCGGGCACCGTGGACGGCCGGGAGCTGCCCGACTACACGGCCGAGGAGGGGGTGGACCCGAGCCGCGGCACGGAGACGTTCGCCCAGGTCGTCCTCGAGGTCGACACCTGGCGCTGGAACGGCGTGCCGGTCACCCTGCGCTCGGGCAAGGCCGTGGGCAACCCGCGCCAGGAGATCGCCATCACGTTCCGCCGCCCGCCGCACGACTACGAGCAGCTGCCCCGCTCCGGGGACGTCGCCCCGAACGTGCTGCGCATGGGTCTCGAGGAGGAGCAGCTGTCCCTGGAACTGAACGTGGGCGGGCCCTTCGACTCCCGTGGGATGACGCGGGTGACGCTCTCCTCGGGGATGGCCCGGCCGGGCCTGACGGCCTACGGCAGCGTGCTGCGCGGCATCCTCGAGGGCGACCACACCTTCAGTGTCCGCGGGGACGCGGCGGAGCAGGGCTGGCGGATCGTCGACGAGGTGCTGGCCGCCTTCGAGGACGGCCGCGTGCCGTTGCTCGACTACCCCGCCGGCAGCTCCGGGCCGGTCTGA
- a CDS encoding PIG-L deacetylase family protein — MLPSVVGALLSAVVLAYVLPDANYKRHKRFIVGARGLRRSIVIVYSVLLALNLWCSTVMPVTLVCDAIAVSTLVATGVFGFAIAERRIPAATVVQRRRVLAVGAHPDDLELACGATLAKLVDTGHEVRGLVMSSGEVGGNAGLRPAEAQRGASFLGLSGLRVHDFPDTKLETVTNELVRAIEAAINEFQPDVIFTHSAHDQHQDHYAVHQATLRAARAHHSILCFESPSVTRDFDPSVFVDIDGYVDVKVEAVLSHRDQAGKPYMTPGRVRGMAAFRGAQAKNTNAEAFEPVRLLGSAIGDL, encoded by the coding sequence ATGCTGCCATCCGTCGTGGGCGCTCTGCTGAGTGCCGTCGTCCTCGCATACGTGCTGCCGGACGCGAACTACAAGCGCCACAAGCGTTTCATCGTCGGTGCCAGGGGGCTGCGCCGGTCGATCGTCATCGTCTACTCGGTGCTGCTGGCACTGAACCTGTGGTGCTCCACGGTCATGCCCGTGACGCTGGTCTGCGACGCGATCGCGGTCTCGACGCTGGTCGCCACCGGTGTCTTCGGCTTCGCCATCGCCGAGCGGCGGATTCCGGCGGCCACCGTGGTGCAGCGCCGCCGGGTGCTGGCCGTGGGCGCCCACCCCGACGACCTCGAGCTGGCCTGCGGGGCGACCCTGGCCAAGCTGGTCGACACCGGCCACGAGGTCCGCGGCCTGGTGATGAGCTCCGGGGAGGTCGGCGGCAATGCGGGCCTGCGCCCGGCCGAGGCCCAGCGCGGGGCCTCGTTCCTCGGGCTGTCGGGGCTGCGGGTGCACGACTTCCCGGACACCAAGCTGGAGACGGTGACCAACGAGCTGGTGCGCGCGATCGAGGCCGCGATCAACGAGTTCCAGCCCGATGTGATCTTCACCCACTCGGCCCACGACCAGCACCAGGACCACTACGCGGTGCACCAGGCCACCCTGCGCGCCGCGCGGGCCCACCACTCGATCCTGTGCTTCGAGTCCCCCTCGGTGACCCGCGACTTCGACCCGTCGGTGTTCGTGGACATCGACGGCTACGTGGACGTCAAGGTCGAGGCCGTGCTCTCCCACCGGGACCAGGCCGGCAAGCCGTACATGACCCCGGGGCGGGTGCGGGGCATGGCCGCCTTCCGCGGCGCCCAGGCGAAGAACACCAACGCCGAGGCCTTCGAGCCGGTCCGCCTGCTCGGCTCCGCCATCGGCGACCTGTGA